From the Flavimarina sp. Hel_I_48 genome, one window contains:
- a CDS encoding aminotransferase class V-fold PLP-dependent enzyme, translating into MNTIQEPRTFPVEKIRSDFPILTRKVNGNPLVYFDNAATSQTPQQVIDAIVDYYSHYNANIHRGVHALSQEATDAYEQARIKIQKHFNAKNPYEIIFTSGTTHGINMVAAGFANLIGKGDVILVSAMEHHSNIVPWQMLCEKSGAVLKVIPMKHSGELDMVAFNATITEDVKLVFVNHVSNALGTVNPIKEIIDKTHAVGGAVLIDGAQAAPHVKADVQALDADFYVASAHKMCGPTGVGVLYGKEEWLTKLPPYQGGGEMIATVTFEKTTYAGLPHKFEAGTPNICGGIAFGAALDYMNAIGFDAIAAYEHELLVYGTNELKKIEGMRIFGEAKEKTAVISFNVDEIHPYDIGTILDKLGIAVRTGHHCAQPIMDYYKIPGTVRASFAFYNTKEEIDVMITALKRALNMLR; encoded by the coding sequence ATGAATACCATACAAGAACCCCGCACTTTTCCAGTGGAGAAAATCCGTAGTGATTTCCCTATTTTAACGCGCAAGGTCAATGGTAATCCATTGGTTTATTTTGACAATGCCGCAACTTCACAAACCCCCCAGCAGGTTATTGATGCGATTGTAGATTATTACTCGCACTATAATGCCAATATTCACCGTGGGGTTCACGCCTTGTCACAGGAAGCAACAGATGCTTATGAGCAGGCGAGGATCAAGATCCAAAAGCATTTTAATGCAAAAAATCCCTATGAGATTATTTTCACATCAGGAACGACTCATGGGATCAATATGGTTGCAGCGGGTTTTGCCAATTTAATAGGAAAGGGAGATGTGATATTGGTTTCCGCGATGGAACATCATAGCAACATCGTACCCTGGCAAATGCTTTGTGAAAAATCAGGAGCCGTGTTAAAGGTGATCCCCATGAAGCATTCCGGTGAACTGGATATGGTTGCTTTCAACGCTACGATCACCGAGGATGTAAAACTGGTTTTTGTAAATCATGTAAGTAATGCACTGGGTACCGTAAATCCCATCAAGGAAATTATTGATAAGACGCATGCCGTGGGAGGTGCCGTACTTATAGACGGGGCACAGGCTGCACCACATGTAAAAGCAGACGTGCAAGCACTTGATGCCGACTTCTACGTAGCTTCAGCGCATAAAATGTGCGGGCCTACGGGTGTGGGCGTGCTGTACGGTAAAGAAGAATGGCTTACAAAACTACCACCATATCAAGGGGGCGGTGAAATGATCGCGACCGTAACATTTGAAAAAACAACCTATGCTGGACTTCCGCATAAATTTGAAGCGGGGACGCCTAATATTTGTGGGGGTATCGCCTTTGGCGCAGCGCTGGATTATATGAATGCCATAGGTTTTGATGCTATAGCCGCATATGAGCATGAGTTATTGGTTTACGGGACGAATGAACTGAAGAAAATTGAGGGCATGCGCATTTTTGGCGAAGCCAAAGAAAAAACAGCGGTAATTTCCTTTAATGTTGATGAAATTCATCCCTACGATATTGGTACCATCCTTGATAAACTGGGTATAGCGGTGCGGACGGGACATCATTGTGCGCAGCCCATTATGGATTATTATAAAATTCCCGGTACGGTACGTGCTTCGTTTGCTTTTTATAATACCAAAGAAGAAATTGACGTTATGATTACAGCGCTGAAACGTGCACTGAACATGCTGAGATAA
- the sufD gene encoding Fe-S cluster assembly protein SufD yields MNLKDKLLSSYLAYQENMDLNNSMSELRDKSIRNFESQGFPTKKDEDWKYTSLNSIVKNDFSITPATEDTIEFKDVKKYFIHDIDTYKIVFIDGVYSSYLSETTHDGVDICLLSSALDKAKYKPVIDVYYNKIAKESSLTSLNTAFAKEGAYIYIPKGKAVNKPIQIIHLATGNEANFMLQPRNLIIAEENTEVQIIERHQSLGNNAVFTNSVTEIHAGKRAMVDYYKIQNDKEEASLIDNTHIDQRDNSEVSVHTFSFGGKLTRNNLNFYQNGEHINSILKGVTIIEGKQHVDHNTLVHHIQPNCESHQDYKGIFDDRSTGVFNGKVLVDKIAQKINAYQSNNNILVSDKATINSKPQLEIFADDVRCSHGCTIGQLDESALFYMRSRGIGKKEARALLMYAFANTVLESVKIPQIKTRITKLIANKIGVHIGFDV; encoded by the coding sequence ATGAATTTAAAAGATAAATTACTATCATCTTATTTGGCCTATCAGGAAAATATGGATCTCAACAATTCCATGAGCGAATTGCGGGACAAATCCATACGCAATTTTGAATCCCAGGGGTTTCCGACTAAAAAAGATGAAGACTGGAAGTATACTTCACTTAACAGCATTGTCAAAAATGATTTTAGTATAACTCCGGCTACAGAAGATACCATAGAATTTAAGGATGTCAAGAAATATTTCATTCATGATATTGACACCTATAAAATTGTCTTTATTGATGGCGTTTACAGCTCTTACTTATCTGAAACGACCCATGATGGTGTAGATATTTGCCTGTTGAGTTCCGCACTTGATAAAGCAAAATACAAACCGGTCATAGATGTATATTACAACAAGATCGCTAAAGAAAGCAGCCTGACATCCCTAAATACCGCCTTTGCAAAAGAAGGCGCCTATATTTATATTCCAAAGGGAAAGGCGGTAAACAAGCCTATACAGATCATCCATCTGGCTACCGGGAACGAGGCTAATTTTATGCTGCAGCCCCGTAATCTCATTATTGCCGAAGAAAATACTGAAGTTCAGATTATTGAACGGCACCAAAGCTTAGGTAATAACGCTGTTTTTACAAATTCAGTGACTGAAATCCATGCCGGTAAACGGGCCATGGTTGATTATTACAAAATACAGAACGATAAAGAAGAAGCTTCGCTTATTGATAATACCCATATTGATCAGCGGGACAATAGTGAAGTTTCGGTACATACCTTTTCTTTTGGTGGAAAATTAACGCGTAACAACCTCAATTTTTATCAGAATGGGGAACACATCAATTCCATTTTAAAAGGGGTTACGATTATTGAAGGTAAGCAGCACGTAGATCACAATACGCTCGTGCACCATATTCAGCCCAACTGTGAAAGCCATCAGGATTATAAAGGTATTTTTGATGATCGCTCTACCGGTGTTTTTAATGGTAAAGTACTGGTAGATAAAATCGCACAAAAGATCAATGCTTACCAAAGCAACAATAATATTCTGGTAAGTGATAAAGCGACCATAAATTCAAAACCGCAGCTGGAAATATTTGCAGATGATGTACGTTGTTCGCACGGTTGCACTATTGGTCAACTTGACGAGAGTGCTCTTTTTTATATGCGCTCCCGCGGTATCGGCAAAAAAGAGGCCAGGGCTTTGTTGATGTATGCCTTCGCCAATACCGTACTGGAAAGCGTAAAAATACCACAGATTAAAACCAGGATAACAAAATTGATCGCCAATAAGATTGGTGTTCATATTGGTTTTGATGTCTAA
- the sufC gene encoding Fe-S cluster assembly ATPase SufC, protein MLQVKNLSAGIEGKQILNGIDLEINAGEVHAIMGPNGSGKSTLSSVIAGKEEYEVSGGEVLFEGESLLELDAEERAHKGLFLSFQYPIEIPGVSVTNFIKTAINQTRKAKGLEDMPASEMLKLIREKSELLDMDRKFLARSLNEGFSGGEKKRNEIFQMAMLDPKLAILDETDSGLDIDALRIVASGVNKLRAADKSILVITHYQRLLEYIVPDFVHVMIEGRIVKSGGKELAYELEEKGYDWVKAELTA, encoded by the coding sequence ATGCTACAAGTAAAGAATTTAAGTGCCGGGATTGAAGGCAAACAGATATTAAACGGTATTGATCTAGAAATTAATGCTGGTGAAGTACACGCTATTATGGGACCTAATGGTTCTGGTAAGAGCACACTTTCTTCTGTCATTGCCGGTAAAGAGGAATATGAGGTATCTGGAGGTGAAGTGCTTTTTGAAGGGGAGTCCCTTCTTGAACTTGATGCGGAAGAACGTGCCCACAAAGGTTTGTTTCTATCGTTTCAATATCCTATTGAAATCCCTGGTGTTTCGGTTACAAATTTTATAAAAACAGCTATTAATCAAACCCGAAAAGCTAAAGGTCTTGAGGATATGCCGGCAAGCGAAATGCTAAAGCTTATCCGTGAAAAGTCTGAATTGCTTGATATGGATCGCAAATTCCTGGCACGTTCCTTAAATGAAGGATTTTCGGGCGGGGAGAAGAAGAGAAATGAGATTTTCCAAATGGCCATGCTTGATCCCAAGTTGGCTATTCTTGATGAAACAGATTCAGGACTGGATATTGATGCTTTGCGCATTGTGGCCAGTGGCGTGAATAAATTGCGCGCTGCAGATAAATCCATTCTCGTGATCACGCACTACCAGCGTTTACTGGAATATATCGTTCCTGACTTCGTGCACGTTATGATTGAAGGAAGGATTGTAAAATCTGGTGGTAAGGAACTTGCATATGAATTAGAGGAAAAAGGGTACGACTGGGTAAAAGCAGAACTTACCGCATAA